From a single Pleurodeles waltl isolate 20211129_DDA chromosome 8, aPleWal1.hap1.20221129, whole genome shotgun sequence genomic region:
- the LOC138249070 gene encoding P2Y purinoceptor 3-like codes for MENVTISAVSKNCTFNEDFKKILLPVVYSVVFVVGLSLNLTVILQIWLSRKVLTRTKIYMLNLATADLLYVCSLPLLIYNYSNHDYWPFGDFTCRFVRFQFYSNLHGSIMFLTCMSFQRYLGICHPLSSWHKKRGKKFTWIVCVVVWFIVVAQCLPTFVYASTGTQRNRTVCYDLSPPDRSARYFPYGITLTITGFLIPFMVILVCYCSMTKILCQKDEMIGPAVRKKKDKAIRMIIIVVIVFAISFFPFHLTKTIYLIVRSLEGVPCLVLQTFAIVYKCTRPFASMNSVLDPILFYFTQQKFRQSTKNILECVSTKFEREHCVQKTVTGRVHGT; via the coding sequence ATGGAGAACGTGACCATTTCTGCTGTATCCAAGAACTGCACCTTCAATGAAGATTTCAAGAAGATCCTGCTACCTGTTGTCTACTCTGTTGTTTTTGTCGTCGGCCTCTCCTTGAACTTGACTGTTATTCTTCAGATCTGGCTCTCTCGGAAGGTGCTGACCCGTACCAAGATATACATGCTGAACCTGGCCACCGCGGACCTCCTCTATGTATGCTCCCTTCCCCTGCTCATCTACAACTACTCCAACCATGACTATTGGCCCTTCGGGGACTTCACCTGCAGGTTCGTCCGTTTCCAGTTCTACAGTAACTTGCACGGTAGCATCATGTTCCTTACCTGCATGAGCTTCCAGCGTTACCTGGGCATCTGTCACCCTTTGTCGTCGTGGCACAAGAAGCGGGGCAAGAAGTTCACATGGAttgtatgtgtggtggtgtggttcaTTGTGGTAGCCCAGTGTTTACCCACTTTTGTCTATGCCTCTACTGGTACCCAGAGGAACAGGACAGTATGTTACGACTTGAGCCCACCGGACCGCTCTGCTAGGTACTTCCCATATGGAATCACATTGACTATTACGGGGTTCCTCATCCCGTTCATGGTCATTCTGGTGTGCTACTGCAGCATGACCAAGATTCTATGCCAGAAGGACGAAATGATCGGGCCGGCTGTACGCAAGAAGAAGGACAAGGCCATCCGCATGATCATCATTGTGGTGATCGTGTTTGCCATCAGCTTCTTCCCATTCCACCTCACCAAGACGATCTATCTGATTGTGCGCTCACTGGAGGGTGTGCCGTGCTTGGTCCTGCAGACATTTGCCATTGTGTACAAGTGCACCAGGCCCTTTGCCAGTATGAACAGCGTCTTGGatccaatacttttttatttcacgCAGCAGAAGTTCAGGCAGAGCACCAAGAACATCCTGGAGTGCGTCAGCACCAAATTTGAACGTGAACACTGTGTCCAGAAAACAGTGACCGGAAGAGTGCATGGGACATGA